One Microbacter margulisiae genomic window carries:
- a CDS encoding nucleotidyltransferase domain-containing protein, producing the protein MQVDTKLALSCIAMRLNNHIISFLKQIFGEKAPDARLFLFGSRTQDQALGGDIDLMILTSKPIDKKIFRDIRIAFYKQYGWQKIDFVNFTHNDASVFRQLIEPNAIEL; encoded by the coding sequence TTGCAGGTAGATACAAAACTTGCTTTATCATGTATTGCCATGCGATTAAATAATCATATTATAAGCTTTCTGAAACAGATATTCGGAGAAAAGGCTCCGGACGCAAGGCTTTTTTTGTTTGGATCGCGTACGCAGGATCAAGCCCTGGGAGGCGACATTGATCTGATGATATTGACTTCAAAACCAATTGATAAGAAAATATTTAGAGACATCCGTATTGCTTTTTATAAGCAGTATGGATGGCAAAAAATTGATTTTGTGAATTTTACTCATAACGATGCATCTGTATTCCGCCAATTGATAGAACCTAATGCTATTGAATTATGA
- a CDS encoding DUF4494 domain-containing protein yields MHNWFECKVRYEKTGEDGLPKKVTEPYLVDALSFTEAEARIIKEITPFVSGEFTVSNIRRARIAELFDNPSGDKWYRSKVNFISLDEEKGVEKKTASTMMVQAENLKDALALLIEKLSATLSDWEVVSIAETPIMDVYPYVPQPDAATSIEQE; encoded by the coding sequence ATGCACAACTGGTTTGAATGTAAAGTAAGATACGAAAAGACAGGAGAAGATGGTCTCCCCAAAAAAGTGACGGAACCCTATTTGGTAGATGCGCTCTCGTTTACCGAAGCCGAAGCACGAATCATTAAAGAGATAACTCCATTCGTTAGCGGAGAATTCACGGTGAGCAATATCCGCAGAGCACGCATCGCTGAGCTCTTTGACAATCCGAGTGGCGACAAATGGTACCGGAGCAAGGTCAATTTCATCTCGCTGGACGAAGAAAAGGGGGTTGAAAAAAAGACAGCATCGACAATGATGGTTCAGGCCGAAAACCTGAAAGATGCCCTGGCCCTGTTGATAGAAAAACTAAGTGCCACCCTCTCCGACTGGGAAGTGGTCTCTATTGCCGAAACGCCTATCATGGATGTTTATCCTTATGTACCTCAACCGGATGCAGCAACGAGTATTGAGCAGGAATAA
- a CDS encoding DUF6266 family protein produces the protein MSKVNSFAYGEISGKFGNTVGAVDKKGNTTMREYRAPSDPKTENQMRQRNRFSFVNTELSLMKLMFKQTYVACKTKEELRKAGWGAVNNAVSGDYPDFSVNYENLVIARGSLPKLEKITVTTTGDTKVNATWDTTPFLGIDPADQVKFVFTNPDSKIWHMAEEVSKRSEGAVDIQLPVVWTGIEVHCWAFTMRLDGKATSTSQYISALQL, from the coding sequence ATGTCGAAAGTTAATTCTTTCGCCTATGGCGAAATCTCAGGAAAGTTCGGCAACACCGTGGGTGCTGTCGACAAAAAGGGTAACACAACTATGCGTGAATATCGAGCACCAAGTGATCCCAAAACAGAAAATCAGATGAGGCAAAGAAATCGGTTCAGTTTTGTGAATACAGAGCTGAGCCTGATGAAACTGATGTTCAAACAAACCTATGTGGCTTGCAAAACAAAGGAAGAGTTGCGTAAAGCCGGATGGGGTGCTGTGAACAATGCCGTCAGTGGTGATTATCCCGATTTTTCGGTCAATTACGAAAATCTGGTTATTGCAAGGGGATCATTACCCAAGTTGGAAAAGATTACCGTGACAACCACGGGGGATACTAAAGTGAATGCCACATGGGACACAACTCCATTTCTGGGGATTGATCCGGCAGATCAGGTAAAGTTTGTTTTCACCAACCCTGATTCGAAAATATGGCATATGGCTGAAGAGGTTTCCAAACGGTCGGAGGGTGCCGTTGATATTCAGCTTCCGGTTGTGTGGACGGGCATCGAAGTGCATTGCTGGGCCTTTACGATGCGGTTGGATGGCAAAGCTACCTCCACCAGTCAATACATCAGTGCGCTGCAACTTTAA